Proteins from one Bdellovibrio svalbardensis genomic window:
- a CDS encoding endonuclease/exonuclease/phosphatase family protein translates to MVPFIVPAKDKVLMKIGEGGDTPHPDQTDLNIFVWNVYKGQKAHLFENDFKKHGSGKDFILLQEALVDNKMPLLWKQDFSAYEWHLAQSFHYKKDLSSTGVAIGSKFTPTAVDFIRSRAREFFWLTPKLTLFSEYDFQGKKVLLVCTHVLNFVTTAAFSESLYEIAEKISHFDGPVVLAGDFNTWNVKRYMIMKSIFRDLHLDHLDLENDGRLLKLDHVFVRGFEVLKAEVHHKVTGSDHFPLEIKLKI, encoded by the coding sequence ATGGTCCCTTTTATCGTTCCAGCTAAAGACAAAGTTCTGATGAAAATCGGTGAGGGGGGAGACACTCCTCATCCCGATCAGACGGATTTGAATATCTTTGTCTGGAATGTTTATAAGGGCCAAAAGGCGCATCTGTTTGAAAATGACTTTAAAAAACACGGAAGCGGCAAGGATTTTATTTTGCTGCAAGAGGCCCTTGTCGATAACAAGATGCCTTTGCTATGGAAACAGGATTTTTCTGCTTATGAGTGGCATCTCGCTCAAAGCTTTCACTACAAAAAAGATCTTAGCAGCACAGGTGTAGCGATTGGTTCGAAGTTCACGCCCACAGCGGTGGACTTCATCCGCTCTCGAGCGAGGGAGTTCTTTTGGCTCACGCCGAAGTTAACTCTTTTTAGTGAGTACGACTTTCAAGGTAAAAAAGTTCTGCTCGTTTGCACACATGTCTTGAACTTCGTGACGACGGCCGCTTTTTCTGAATCCCTCTATGAGATCGCCGAAAAGATTTCGCACTTCGATGGCCCCGTGGTTTTGGCCGGGGACTTCAACACCTGGAACGTTAAACGTTATATGATTATGAAAAGCATTTTTAGAGATCTTCACCTGGATCATTTGGATTTGGAAAACGACGGACGGCTTTTGAAGCTCGACCACGTTTTTGTGCGGGGTTTTGAAGTACTGAAGGCGGAGGTCCATCACAAAGTGACGGGCTCCGATCATTTTCCGTTAGAAATTAAATTAAAGATTTAG
- the cysK gene encoding cysteine synthase A, giving the protein MKIYSDITKTIGQTPLVQMQRIGKGLPGKLLLKLEFFNPLGSVKDRIGLAMIEQAELDGKLKPGVEIIEPTSGNTGIALAFVAAAKGYPITLVMSETMSQERRTLLLLLGAKIVLTPGPLGMKGAIAKAMEMIDTTPNAWMPAQFDNPANPKIHEETTALEIWRDTDGQVDVVVSGVGTSGTITGVGHVLKSKKPSIKMIAVEPAESPVLSGGKPGPHKIQGLGAGFVPSVMDRKVVDGIEQVSSEESLKVAREVIKTEGIPVGISSGASIAAGLRQAAREENRGKNIVVIVPSYTERYLSTLLAEHERAEAQALQVVEVNQDYLSKVK; this is encoded by the coding sequence ATGAAAATATACTCTGATATCACAAAGACCATCGGTCAAACGCCCCTCGTGCAAATGCAAAGAATCGGAAAAGGACTGCCAGGAAAACTTTTGCTTAAGCTTGAATTTTTTAATCCTCTGGGTTCAGTCAAGGACCGTATTGGTTTGGCGATGATCGAACAAGCGGAGCTTGACGGCAAGCTTAAGCCAGGAGTTGAAATCATTGAGCCGACAAGTGGGAACACCGGTATTGCCTTGGCCTTCGTGGCGGCAGCAAAGGGTTATCCCATCACGCTGGTGATGTCAGAGACAATGTCGCAAGAGCGAAGAACTTTGTTGCTTCTTTTGGGGGCCAAGATTGTTCTGACTCCGGGGCCGCTGGGTATGAAGGGTGCGATTGCAAAAGCCATGGAGATGATCGACACCACTCCGAATGCCTGGATGCCAGCTCAGTTTGACAATCCAGCCAATCCGAAAATTCATGAAGAGACCACGGCGCTTGAAATTTGGCGCGACACCGATGGACAAGTCGACGTGGTAGTCAGTGGCGTGGGCACGTCAGGCACAATCACCGGTGTGGGTCATGTTTTAAAATCCAAAAAGCCATCCATAAAAATGATTGCCGTGGAGCCTGCGGAAAGCCCGGTGCTTTCCGGTGGAAAACCAGGTCCCCACAAAATTCAAGGTCTGGGCGCGGGCTTCGTGCCTTCCGTGATGGATCGTAAAGTGGTCGACGGAATCGAACAGGTGTCATCAGAAGAGTCTTTGAAGGTCGCTCGTGAAGTTATTAAAACTGAAGGTATTCCTGTGGGCATCTCTTCGGGGGCTTCTATTGCGGCTGGGCTTCGCCAGGCGGCTCGCGAAGAAAATCGTGGTAAAAATATCGTTGTGATTGTTCCAAGCTATACAGAAAGATATCTTTCGACCTTATTGGCAGAACATGAGCGCGCCGAGGCGCAGGCACTGCAGGTCGTTGAAGTGAATCAAGATTACTTGAGTAAAGTAAAATAA
- a CDS encoding PPC domain-containing DNA-binding protein, producing MIPQVLTSRLTSFCFRLRPGQDLKKELLLYAETHQLKAAAILSAVGSLKVACLRLSDRKETSEFTGPFEIVSLMGTVSASGIHMHMSISDGDGKVLGGHLMDGCLVYTTAEIILLESTDLVFDRQMDEGTGYKELVVKARE from the coding sequence ATGATACCTCAAGTACTCACCAGCCGTTTGACAAGTTTCTGTTTCCGTTTGAGACCCGGCCAAGATCTTAAAAAGGAGCTTCTGCTCTATGCAGAGACACATCAACTAAAGGCCGCAGCCATACTAAGTGCGGTAGGCAGCCTTAAAGTCGCCTGCCTAAGGCTGTCGGATCGCAAAGAAACTAGTGAGTTCACAGGTCCCTTTGAGATCGTCTCCCTGATGGGCACTGTGAGTGCTTCAGGGATTCATATGCACATGTCTATTTCCGATGGCGACGGCAAGGTGCTTGGCGGACATTTGATGGATGGTTGCTTGGTATACACGACGGCCGAAATTATTTTGCTTGAGAGTACGGACTTGGTTTTCGATCGTCAGATGGATGAAGGGACTGGGTATAAGGAGTTGGTGGTTAAGGCGAGGGAGTAA
- a CDS encoding XRE family transcriptional regulator yields MAFPNKTKVRKVLKNLENAEGTLALSEKPTALEKFRWDICQHFLAYKRKHKCTQKQMSEIAGIDESKMSKILHHRVEEFSTDRLISIYQKLNPKVQLLVS; encoded by the coding sequence ATGGCATTCCCAAATAAAACAAAAGTTCGCAAGGTTCTAAAAAACTTGGAAAATGCAGAAGGCACCTTGGCGTTGAGTGAAAAGCCAACAGCTCTTGAGAAATTTCGGTGGGATATTTGCCAACATTTTTTGGCATATAAGCGCAAGCATAAGTGCACCCAGAAGCAGATGTCAGAAATAGCCGGTATTGATGAGTCAAAAATGAGCAAGATCTTGCATCACCGTGTTGAGGAATTTTCTACGGATCGGTTGATCTCAATTTACCAGAAGCTCAACCCCAAAGTTCAGCTGTTGGTTAGCTAA
- a CDS encoding CopG family antitoxin: MKRKSNTIELSVRDLQTKAKEKPTKTTRKDSEIDYSEIPKFSPKQLAKFKRPGRPILGETPRKAVSIRIEEGVLKKLKTRAKKQGVAYQSLINDILKKAV, from the coding sequence ATGAAGAGGAAGTCGAATACTATCGAATTATCAGTGCGAGATTTGCAAACAAAGGCGAAAGAAAAGCCTACAAAAACCACCAGGAAAGATAGTGAAATTGACTATTCGGAAATTCCCAAGTTTTCTCCCAAGCAGTTGGCTAAATTTAAGCGGCCTGGACGGCCTATTCTAGGGGAAACTCCAAGAAAGGCCGTCTCAATTAGAATTGAAGAAGGCGTCTTAAAAAAGCTAAAGACCCGCGCGAAGAAGCAGGGCGTGGCATATCAAAGTCTTATCAACGACATTCTTAAGAAGGCTGTTTAG
- a CDS encoding BrnT family toxin has translation MRAFIQWDSVKSNKNMEKHGIAFDEAATVFFDQSYLSLYDEDHSVVEDRYIVLGQSSFGRVLFVAYTHRRSKYEEEVEYYRIISARFANKGERKAYKNHQER, from the coding sequence ATGAGAGCTTTTATTCAATGGGATAGTGTTAAAAGCAATAAGAACATGGAGAAACACGGAATTGCATTTGATGAGGCGGCGACAGTCTTTTTTGACCAGAGTTATCTGAGTCTCTATGACGAAGATCATTCGGTAGTTGAAGATAGGTATATTGTTTTAGGCCAGTCATCTTTTGGGCGCGTTCTCTTTGTGGCGTACACACATCGGAGATCTAAGTATGAAGAGGAAGTCGAATACTATCGAATTATCAGTGCGAGATTTGCAAACAAAGGCGAAAGAAAAGCCTACAAAAACCACCAGGAAAGATAG
- a CDS encoding helix-turn-helix domain-containing protein, producing the protein MNTKKKTTAVKQLEKVLGESLSFGLRLNSLRQSEGQTLEIFAKRLSISKQHLNDIEKGRKSVSPERAARFAKILGFAEDRFIQLALQDQLTQAGFKYKVQVS; encoded by the coding sequence ATGAATACTAAAAAGAAAACTACTGCGGTAAAGCAACTTGAGAAAGTCCTCGGCGAGTCGCTTAGCTTTGGTTTGAGGCTAAACTCCTTACGTCAATCTGAAGGGCAGACCTTAGAGATATTTGCGAAAAGGTTGAGTATTTCTAAGCAGCACCTTAACGACATAGAAAAAGGTCGTAAATCAGTGAGCCCAGAAAGAGCGGCACGGTTTGCGAAGATCTTGGGCTTCGCTGAAGATCGCTTTATTCAGCTAGCCCTTCAAGATCAGTTAACTCAGGCAGGTTTTAAATATAAAGTTCAAGTTTCGTAG
- a CDS encoding class I SAM-dependent methyltransferase codes for MKQIDIGCGPKKAENHFGVDLFQFPGVDLVFDFDAGAWPIEDSSFDSARSIHVIEHISDTKNFFKEIHRICKDGAEVYIETPHFSWVDSWSDPTHRWHFSAGWYGPLQKGEYLGAIVGHFEHVKTVIEFNKSVRSWYPRLIVKLFGIETYERYYAFRYPARNIHTWLRVRK; via the coding sequence ATGAAGCAAATTGACATCGGTTGTGGCCCTAAAAAAGCAGAAAATCATTTTGGAGTCGATTTGTTCCAGTTTCCTGGGGTGGATCTTGTTTTTGACTTCGATGCGGGCGCGTGGCCAATTGAGGACAGTTCATTCGACTCAGCACGTAGCATTCACGTCATCGAGCATATATCCGACACAAAAAACTTTTTTAAAGAAATCCATCGCATCTGTAAAGATGGTGCAGAAGTTTATATCGAAACTCCACATTTCTCATGGGTCGATTCATGGAGTGACCCAACTCATCGCTGGCATTTTTCTGCTGGTTGGTATGGGCCTCTACAAAAGGGCGAATACTTAGGTGCGATTGTTGGCCACTTCGAGCACGTCAAGACAGTCATCGAGTTCAATAAGTCAGTTCGCAGCTGGTATCCTCGCTTGATCGTAAAGCTCTTTGGGATTGAGACCTACGAGCGCTACTATGCGTTTCGTTACCCAGCTCGCAACATTCATACATGGTTGAGAGTTAGAAAATAA
- a CDS encoding LTA synthase family protein, giving the protein MKCKWTTAWFGFIFMYFFFEVLSKDNSNPFYVTTESIAIVFASLLLMVAIAEGGFFIFRNRTSLQVALSLFIFIYSALGFYHFRTDSVFDFSIIADHWKFLLHPGTFSQSASVINNTFKGPQIFWTCVFVIATWFIVGYDKDKARQGAKWSIPVFIGTLVILLFVVPFPQDEVTSFAKTAVFRIFPFKTAFQAKYKPKDTREYPLVREFTATHGAKERPHVFIVFVESFNANFVESKSPNGKEFTPFYNSLIPQGLYFENFYGQSIQTGRAHFAALCGLTSSVFGKEFSEFVGNRFHCLPQILKENGYDTVFSKANEDVHFDNTFNFTTSHGYRVMNSMGKGCEKEKSGACWGWGIHDDIFYKRFFEYLEANHKKGPVFGTLATISSHMPFNEVPAAERYIYPEPKKRLEKYSNAIRVSDEYLKTFFSELKKSPYYKNSIVIVTGDHSFPMGEHKNFASESFAYEENFKTPLLILDFRDERKIQPGRVKEAYSQLNLAPAVLDMVGISTQVHFIGDSLLAPPPKYIPLLQPYGGVYFAIVKYPMKYVLYDRTGDEYLYDLSKDPHEENNLIDDWDDEASLEGFRKEVGKVWFNYDLMVQDRIWPKSRAVADGVKEL; this is encoded by the coding sequence GTGAAATGTAAATGGACCACGGCTTGGTTTGGGTTCATATTTATGTATTTCTTCTTCGAAGTACTTAGCAAAGATAACAGCAATCCATTTTATGTAACCACAGAAAGCATCGCAATCGTTTTTGCTTCCTTATTGTTGATGGTAGCGATCGCAGAGGGTGGTTTCTTCATTTTTCGCAACCGAACGTCGTTACAAGTGGCACTGTCTCTTTTCATTTTCATTTATTCAGCATTGGGATTCTATCATTTTAGAACAGACAGCGTTTTTGATTTCTCTATCATCGCAGACCATTGGAAGTTCTTGTTGCACCCTGGGACCTTTAGTCAATCAGCCTCTGTAATCAATAATACCTTCAAAGGCCCGCAAATTTTTTGGACTTGTGTGTTTGTAATCGCTACGTGGTTCATAGTTGGTTATGACAAAGATAAGGCTAGGCAGGGGGCCAAGTGGAGTATTCCTGTATTTATTGGGACGCTAGTGATTTTACTTTTTGTCGTGCCATTTCCTCAGGATGAAGTAACCAGTTTTGCAAAGACAGCTGTATTCCGAATCTTCCCGTTTAAGACGGCATTTCAAGCAAAATATAAACCCAAGGACACTCGCGAATACCCCTTGGTTAGGGAATTTACTGCCACACATGGTGCGAAAGAGCGCCCCCATGTGTTTATCGTTTTCGTTGAATCATTCAATGCCAACTTTGTGGAATCAAAATCACCGAACGGAAAGGAATTCACACCGTTCTATAATTCACTTATTCCGCAGGGTCTGTATTTTGAAAACTTTTACGGCCAGTCTATTCAGACGGGGAGAGCGCACTTCGCAGCCCTTTGTGGTTTAACTTCGAGTGTCTTCGGAAAAGAGTTTTCTGAATTCGTAGGTAATAGATTTCATTGTTTGCCCCAAATCCTTAAAGAAAATGGATATGACACGGTTTTCTCTAAGGCAAATGAAGACGTTCATTTCGACAATACTTTTAACTTCACAACATCTCACGGCTATCGCGTGATGAATTCGATGGGCAAGGGTTGTGAAAAGGAAAAATCTGGCGCATGTTGGGGCTGGGGCATTCATGACGATATTTTCTATAAACGCTTCTTTGAATACCTAGAAGCGAATCACAAAAAAGGGCCGGTTTTTGGGACCTTGGCCACGATTTCTTCGCATATGCCCTTTAACGAAGTACCTGCGGCAGAACGATATATTTATCCCGAACCAAAAAAGCGTTTGGAAAAATACAGTAACGCAATTCGGGTGTCTGATGAGTATTTAAAGACTTTCTTCAGTGAGTTGAAAAAAAGTCCCTATTATAAGAATTCAATCGTCATCGTTACCGGCGATCACAGCTTCCCGATGGGGGAGCATAAGAACTTTGCTAGCGAGAGTTTTGCTTACGAAGAGAACTTCAAAACACCCTTGCTGATTTTAGATTTCAGGGATGAACGGAAGATTCAACCAGGAAGGGTGAAGGAAGCCTATTCGCAACTTAACTTGGCTCCGGCAGTGCTGGATATGGTGGGTATTTCCACTCAAGTTCACTTTATTGGGGATTCCTTATTGGCTCCGCCGCCAAAGTATATCCCCTTGCTTCAGCCTTATGGGGGCGTTTACTTTGCAATTGTAAAGTACCCCATGAAATATGTTTTATATGACCGAACCGGGGATGAATATCTCTACGACCTTTCCAAAGATCCTCACGAAGAGAATAATCTGATTGATGACTGGGACGATGAGGCATCTCTTGAGGGCTTCCGTAAGGAGGTAGGCAAAGTTTGGTTCAACTATGACCTCATGGTGCAGGATCGTATTTGGCCTAAAAGCCGCGCTGTGGCCGATGGAGTAAAGGAATTGTAG
- a CDS encoding methyltransferase domain-containing protein produces the protein MTDFHYKDGINFSVQKEKVSYPAAANDEYFGFEDKSFWFQHRNLIIAEVLKKYQDRKCQVIDLGGGNGFVAQKIKSMGYPVTLVEAGGGVYNAKRRGIDNLYCVNLLDYQSSESEVCVGLFDVVEHFSNSQVLFSKISENIPGASILMMTVPAYKWLWSEEDDIAGHFTRYTKTRLKDELNRNGYEILFCSYFFSLLILPIALFRSFPYQLKKAFDKKIGARLLSTESAHVGFFQKIIRAMLKWEIWCISRGIAIPFGGSIVVIAKKKKV, from the coding sequence ATGACTGATTTTCACTATAAAGATGGCATTAACTTTTCTGTGCAAAAAGAAAAGGTGTCATATCCCGCCGCCGCAAATGATGAATATTTTGGTTTTGAAGATAAGAGTTTTTGGTTTCAGCACAGAAATTTGATCATAGCAGAAGTTTTGAAGAAGTATCAGGACAGAAAGTGCCAAGTAATAGATCTTGGTGGAGGCAACGGATTTGTGGCCCAAAAGATTAAATCTATGGGATATCCAGTAACCCTCGTTGAAGCCGGCGGTGGAGTTTACAATGCGAAGAGGCGAGGCATCGATAATCTTTATTGCGTCAATCTTCTTGATTATCAATCTTCAGAAAGTGAAGTGTGTGTCGGACTTTTTGATGTAGTCGAACATTTTTCGAACTCTCAAGTGCTATTTAGTAAAATTTCAGAAAATATTCCTGGCGCTTCGATCCTAATGATGACGGTTCCTGCATACAAATGGCTTTGGTCTGAAGAAGATGATATTGCTGGTCATTTTACGCGTTATACGAAAACGCGCTTGAAGGATGAACTTAATAGAAATGGTTACGAGATCCTTTTTTGCAGCTATTTTTTTAGTTTGCTAATTTTGCCAATTGCTTTATTCAGAAGTTTTCCTTACCAGTTAAAAAAAGCTTTTGATAAAAAAATCGGAGCGCGACTATTGTCAACGGAATCGGCTCATGTCGGTTTCTTTCAAAAGATCATACGAGCCATGTTGAAATGGGAAATTTGGTGCATTTCTCGTGGAATCGCTATTCCTTTTGGCGGATCTATCGTTGTAATTGCTAAAAAAAAGAAAGTTTAA
- a CDS encoding formyltransferase family protein, translating to MKGLILNKKVALFLMTEKGLHVLRRIIEEFPLHIISEVVVARDRAVQNDFVDEIVALCQKNYIRCSDEIPKTNDNVICIAVSWRTLISITDGRKLIVFHDSLLPRYRGFNPLVTALLNGDREIGATALWACDKYDRGKVITQKSSAIDYPITVQSAIQRICSLYEEMSVEIIRDMISGNLTAGVDQDDARATYSIWRDENDYWVDWVQDSSYIKRFVDSVGFPYKGACSYMAGKVVRITGAEILPEICIENNSPGKIFELENGCPIVLCGKGLLKITGLTNEEGQELLPLKKLKQRFASE from the coding sequence ATGAAAGGATTAATTTTGAATAAAAAAGTCGCGCTATTCCTAATGACTGAGAAGGGATTGCACGTACTTAGGAGAATTATAGAGGAGTTTCCTCTGCATATAATATCCGAAGTTGTAGTCGCTAGAGACAGGGCTGTTCAGAATGACTTTGTGGATGAAATAGTTGCACTTTGTCAGAAGAATTATATTCGTTGCTCTGATGAGATTCCAAAGACTAATGACAACGTAATCTGTATTGCTGTTTCTTGGAGAACACTCATTTCAATCACAGACGGTCGAAAGTTAATTGTCTTTCATGATTCCTTGTTGCCAAGATATCGAGGATTCAATCCTCTTGTTACAGCCCTTTTGAACGGTGATCGCGAGATTGGTGCAACGGCTCTTTGGGCTTGTGATAAATATGATCGTGGGAAAGTCATTACTCAGAAAAGTAGCGCCATTGATTATCCAATTACTGTACAGTCCGCAATCCAAAGGATCTGTTCGCTTTATGAAGAAATGAGCGTCGAGATCATTCGCGATATGATTAGTGGTAACCTTACGGCTGGAGTTGATCAAGATGATGCACGAGCAACTTATAGTATCTGGCGGGATGAAAATGATTATTGGGTGGATTGGGTCCAAGATTCCTCCTATATAAAGCGTTTCGTCGATTCAGTTGGTTTTCCGTATAAAGGCGCCTGCTCTTATATGGCAGGGAAAGTGGTCAGAATAACCGGAGCGGAGATTTTGCCGGAAATTTGCATTGAAAATAATTCTCCGGGCAAGATATTTGAGCTTGAGAATGGTTGTCCGATTGTTCTGTGTGGCAAGGGTCTATTAAAGATAACGGGTTTAACGAATGAAGAAGGACAGGAGCTTCTTCCGTTGAAGAAGCTTAAACAACGCTTTGCTTCGGAATAA
- a CDS encoding glycosyltransferase family 2 protein — MPREPQSSEVLLSIISPVYMAEKLVAPLVEAIDVEMARWECTYEIILVEDGSPDKSWEAILEVSTGNPRVKGLKLSRNFGQHKAITAGLKEGRGEWFVVMDCDLQDRPEEIEGLYRKALEGFDIVLGQRVERQDGFFKKLFSKCFYKTLSWLTGTEFDATIANFGIYGKKVIKAINGMNEPIRFFPVMVKWCGFKAVSIPVSHDSRLEGKSSYSIMKLCNLGLDIVLAYSDKPLRMVAALGVTMSLISIFMTILVVERALTHGFQVLGYASLVCLVLFCTGLIVFILGVVGLYIGKIFESTKQRPIYLVDERINFE, encoded by the coding sequence ATGCCCAGAGAGCCACAGAGTTCCGAAGTTCTTTTAAGTATTATTAGTCCTGTGTATATGGCTGAGAAGTTGGTGGCTCCTTTAGTTGAAGCCATAGATGTCGAGATGGCCCGTTGGGAGTGCACTTATGAAATTATTCTTGTTGAGGATGGGAGTCCTGATAAAAGTTGGGAAGCAATTTTAGAAGTTTCTACTGGCAACCCTCGAGTTAAGGGCCTTAAGCTAAGTAGAAATTTTGGACAGCATAAAGCTATTACCGCCGGACTAAAGGAGGGGCGAGGAGAATGGTTTGTCGTAATGGATTGCGACCTGCAGGATCGCCCTGAGGAAATTGAGGGCCTATACCGAAAGGCATTAGAAGGTTTTGATATTGTTCTCGGGCAACGGGTAGAGAGGCAGGATGGCTTCTTTAAAAAACTTTTTTCTAAATGTTTTTATAAGACTTTGTCGTGGCTAACAGGTACCGAATTTGACGCGACCATTGCTAATTTTGGAATTTACGGAAAGAAAGTAATTAAAGCAATTAACGGAATGAATGAACCCATTCGATTTTTTCCTGTAATGGTGAAGTGGTGTGGGTTTAAGGCAGTCTCTATCCCCGTAAGTCATGATAGTCGACTCGAAGGGAAATCTTCTTACAGTATTATGAAGCTTTGCAACTTGGGATTGGATATTGTTTTAGCATATTCCGATAAGCCATTGAGAATGGTTGCAGCATTGGGAGTTACGATGTCCTTAATTTCCATTTTTATGACTATTTTGGTTGTTGAGAGGGCGTTGACGCATGGATTTCAGGTATTGGGTTACGCGAGTTTGGTTTGTTTGGTACTTTTTTGTACGGGGTTGATTGTGTTCATTCTGGGAGTTGTAGGTTTGTATATAGGAAAAATTTTCGAGTCGACCAAGCAAAGACCAATTTATCTGGTAGATGAAAGGATTAATTTTGAATAA
- a CDS encoding O-antigen ligase family protein encodes MISSPGLRKAFPSLNLPKSIVTTLNSPILGIVLWLSTIFMVSQIFIWSLFLFIALSRYVVNKRTFDIRQKWGLYTLLTIALANLGNQLLGGTFILQVSKPPFYIMYIFTFIAALQLNKNDLRFFLWLVCGECLLAIVQFLLGINSFFFQDPNFRSMLWEINLYSGRVIGLSDGIPSMGYKLFVGIILISFLKHKENSAKQNLLGAALLMTVLLLNFHRSSILGTILFLILFSVNNKSKMWIRPTLVSLASYVGLLLLRPLIGPWIISQIGPLGPIESIQHGNNVLVAHSMYSVAYRDEIFSNATNFIKDNLLFGNHSVKYSSYIQSQELVQHAHNSFLQIFATSGVVIGLMYLFFIGIGFKLKRYTLLLPFLVISMTQYGIFWGISFLDIFFLAFVYSDVLDTNSSGRFFNSQAGASAQTQEI; translated from the coding sequence ATGATCAGCTCCCCCGGCCTCCGAAAGGCGTTTCCATCTCTTAATCTGCCAAAATCTATCGTAACCACTCTCAACTCTCCAATTTTAGGAATTGTTCTTTGGTTAAGTACGATCTTCATGGTTTCACAAATATTCATCTGGTCTTTATTCCTATTTATCGCTCTTAGCAGATATGTAGTTAATAAACGCACATTCGACATCCGTCAGAAATGGGGGCTCTATACACTGCTAACGATTGCACTAGCCAACCTCGGAAATCAGCTTCTAGGCGGCACGTTCATACTACAAGTATCGAAACCACCTTTCTATATTATGTATATTTTTACCTTCATTGCGGCACTTCAATTAAATAAAAATGACCTTAGATTTTTTCTTTGGCTCGTTTGTGGGGAATGCCTGCTAGCGATTGTTCAATTTCTTTTAGGAATCAATTCTTTCTTTTTTCAAGATCCAAATTTTCGATCAATGCTTTGGGAGATTAATTTGTATTCTGGACGAGTCATCGGACTCTCTGACGGTATTCCCTCTATGGGCTATAAATTGTTCGTTGGAATTATCTTAATCAGCTTTCTGAAACATAAAGAAAATAGCGCAAAGCAAAACCTTTTAGGGGCAGCATTATTGATGACGGTTCTGTTATTGAACTTCCACAGAAGTTCAATTTTGGGAACGATACTTTTTTTAATACTCTTTTCTGTTAACAATAAATCTAAAATGTGGATACGTCCAACTCTTGTGTCATTAGCAAGTTATGTCGGATTGCTCTTGCTTCGTCCGCTTATAGGCCCTTGGATTATATCTCAAATTGGGCCTCTGGGGCCAATCGAGTCAATACAACATGGCAATAACGTGCTCGTGGCTCACAGCATGTACTCAGTTGCGTACCGAGACGAAATATTCTCGAACGCTACTAATTTCATAAAAGACAACCTTCTCTTTGGAAATCATTCGGTTAAATACTCGTCTTACATTCAGTCACAGGAACTTGTTCAACATGCGCACAATTCATTCTTACAAATTTTTGCAACCAGCGGCGTGGTCATTGGCTTGATGTATTTATTCTTTATAGGAATAGGTTTCAAGCTTAAAAGATACACCCTGTTGCTTCCTTTCTTGGTGATTTCAATGACCCAATATGGAATTTTCTGGGGAATATCTTTCTTGGATATTTTCTTTTTAGCCTTTGTTTACTCTGATGTCTTAGATACCAACAGCAGCGGGCGATTTTTTAATTCCCAAGCAGGTGCTTCCGCTCAAACCCAAGAAATTTAA